From a region of the Phaseolus vulgaris cultivar G19833 chromosome 6, P. vulgaris v2.0, whole genome shotgun sequence genome:
- the LOC137832837 gene encoding bidirectional sugar transporter N3-like encodes MAILGSHNPWAAAFGILGNIISLMVYLAPAHTFYRIYKKKCTEGFQSLPYLVALFSSSLWLYYASFNIKHSVFLITINSLGCVIEIVYIVIFIKYAHKDAKNLTIKLVAAMNLGSLALILLVTHFALNASLQVKVIGWICDIVSLSVFAAPLSIMAQVVRTKSVQFMPFSLSFSLTLNAIMWLAYGLFNKDNCVALPNVGGVALGLLQMVLYAIYRNCGARELATEGGMRTIVVVNPLGPAEVFPIAENDEVNDEVAEDHAQEKTVEAIDCPL; translated from the exons ATGGCTATCTTGGGTAGTCACAATCCTTGGGCAGCAGCTTTTGGCATACTAG GAAACATCATTTCCTTGATGGTATACCTGGCTCCGGC GCATACGTTTTACCGAATATACAAAAAGAAATGCACGGAAGGTTTCCAATCTCTGCCTTACTTGGTGGCGTTATTCAGTTCTTCGCTTTGGTTATATTACGCATCCTTCAACATTAAACATTCTGTTTTCCTTATTACGATCAACTCCCTTGGATGTGTGATAGAGATCGTCTACATTGTCATCTTCATCAAGTATGCGCATAAGGATGCTAAG AACTTAACCATTAAGCTAGTTGCGGCAATGAACTTGGGGTCTTTGGCCTTGATCCTTTTGGTCACGCATTTCGCTCTGAATGCTTCCCTACAAGTCAAAGTCATCGGATGGATTTGTGACATCGTTTCACTCAGTGTCTTTGCAGCACCTCTAAGCATTATG GCACAAGTTGTTAGAACGAAGAGTGTACAGTTTATGCCCTTCAGTTTGTCATTTTCCCTCACACTGAATGCCATAATGTGGCTTGCTTATGGTCTCTTTAACAAGGACAATTGCGTTGCC CTGCCAAATGTGGGGGGTGTAGCACTGGGGCTACTTCAGATGGTGCTATATGCGATTTACAGGAATTGTGGTGCGAGGGAGCTAGCAACAGAGGGTGGAATGAGAACCATCGTTGTAGTGAATCCATTGGGACCTGCAGAAGTGTTCCCGATAGCAGAGAATGATGAGGTGAATGATGAAGTTGCAGAGGACCATGCACAAGAGAAAACCGTGGAAGCCATCGATTGCCCACTGTGA